The Euphorbia lathyris chromosome 3, ddEupLath1.1, whole genome shotgun sequence genome contains a region encoding:
- the LOC136222439 gene encoding L-ascorbate peroxidase, cytosolic encodes MTKNYPKVSAEYEKAVDKAKRKLRGFIAEKNCAPLMLRLAWHSAGTYDVKTKTGGPFGTMKHEAELAHGANNGLDIAVRLLEPIKQQFPILSYADFYQLAGVVAVEITGGPDVPFHPGREDKPEPPPEGRLPDATKGSDHLRDVFGTMGLGDKEIVALSGGHTLGRCHKERSGFEGPWTSNPLIFDNSYFTELLSGEKEDLLKLPTDKVLLSDPGFRPFVDKYAADEDAFFADYAEAHMKLSELGFADA; translated from the exons ATGACGAAGAACTACCCAAAAGTAAGTGCAGAGTACGAGAAGGCCGTTGATAAGGCCAAGAGGAAGCTCAGAGGTTTCATCGCCGAGAAGAACTGCGCTCCACTCATGCTCCGTCTCGC ATGGCACTCAGCTGGTACCTACGACGTGAAGACCAAGACCGGTGGTCCATTTGGAACCATGAAGCACGAAGCTGAGTTGGCCCATGGCGCTAACAATGGGCTTGATATTGCTGTTAGACTTCTTGAGCCCATCAAGCAGCAGTTCCCTATCCTCAGCTATGCTGACTTTTATCAG CTTGCCGGTGTTGTCGCTGTTGAGATCACTGGTGGACCTGATGTTCCATTCCATCCAGGAAGAGAG GACAAGCCCGAGCCTCCTCCAGAAGGTCGTTTGCCTGATGCTACCAAGG GTTCTGATCACTTGAGGGATGTCTTTGGCACCATGGGTCTCGGTGACAAGGAAATCGTTGCTCTCTCTGGTGGCCACACCTTG GGGAGGTGCCACAAGGAACGCTCTGGTTTTGAAGGTCCCTGGACTTCCAACCCCCTTATCTTTGACAACAGCTACTTCAC TGAGCTCTTGTCTGGTGAGAAGGAAGATCTTCTAAAATTGCCGACTGACAAAGTTCTTCTCTCTGACCCTGGTTTCCGTCCATTTGTTGACAAATATGCTGCG GATGAAGATGCATTTTTTGCCGATTATGCTGAAGCCCATATGAAGCTCTCTGAGCTAGG ATTTGCCGACGCATAA